Proteins from one Streptosporangium becharense genomic window:
- the ureA gene encoding urease subunit gamma — MRLTPTERDRLLLFTAAELARTRRERGVRLNVPEATALIADTVCEAARDGARLAEAIAAGRSVLGPGDVLPGVADVVTEVMVEAVFDDGTRLAVVTDPFGGGSLGDEGPGAVIEAPRPPVGEDVVEVEVLNTATVPISVTSHFHFFEVNPRLRFDRATGYGRRLAIPAGSTLRFDPGESRTAPLVPIGGARVAIGFAGLVDGPLDAPGAFERAMEKARACGYLGSEAPSAATDGERTAGGR; from the coding sequence GTGCGGCTGACACCGACGGAGCGCGACCGGCTGCTGCTGTTCACGGCGGCGGAGCTGGCGCGCACCAGAAGGGAGCGGGGGGTGCGCCTGAACGTCCCCGAGGCCACCGCCCTGATCGCCGACACGGTCTGTGAGGCGGCCCGTGACGGGGCCAGACTCGCCGAGGCGATCGCGGCGGGCCGGAGTGTGCTCGGCCCCGGCGACGTGCTGCCCGGGGTGGCCGACGTCGTCACCGAGGTGATGGTCGAGGCGGTCTTCGACGACGGCACCCGGCTGGCGGTCGTCACCGACCCGTTCGGTGGCGGCTCGCTCGGGGACGAGGGCCCGGGTGCGGTGATCGAGGCGCCACGACCCCCGGTGGGGGAGGACGTCGTCGAGGTCGAGGTGCTCAACACCGCGACCGTGCCGATCAGCGTCACCTCGCACTTCCACTTCTTCGAGGTCAACCCACGCCTCCGCTTCGACCGGGCGACGGGTTACGGCCGCCGACTGGCCATCCCCGCCGGTTCCACCCTGCGCTTCGACCCGGGTGAGAGCCGCACCGCGCCACTGGTCCCGATCGGCGGGGCACGGGTGGCGATCGGGTTCGCCGGCCTGGTCGACGGCCCGCTGGACGCCCCCGGGGCCTTCGAACGCGCCATGGAGAAGGCACGGGCCTGCGGTTATCTCGGCAGCGAGGCCCCCTCCGCCGCGACGGACGGCGAGCGCACGGCGGGTGGGCGATGA
- a CDS encoding TetR/AcrR family transcriptional regulator has translation MTAKLERPDVRAHVLRAALQAVDEVGPDRLRVRDIAERAGMSSGHVMYYFGKRDRILVSTLLLSEDELAERLVTELAAAGGPAEAVARLVELYLPGGPGDVRWRLWAQVIARPPQDEETLARIAGFTEAWARELAAIVVRGMGEGVFRPVDDPAGLAIRMCRIMDSLAGDVLLGLPGRGPEWARDQAMRAVHRELLP, from the coding sequence ATGACTGCGAAGCTGGAGCGCCCCGACGTACGGGCACATGTGCTGCGCGCGGCGTTGCAGGCGGTCGACGAGGTGGGCCCCGACCGCCTGCGCGTGCGCGACATCGCCGAGCGGGCCGGAATGAGCAGCGGGCACGTCATGTACTACTTCGGCAAGCGTGACCGCATCCTTGTCTCGACGCTCCTGCTCAGCGAGGACGAACTGGCCGAGCGCCTGGTCACGGAGCTCGCGGCCGCGGGCGGCCCGGCGGAGGCGGTCGCCCGCCTGGTGGAGCTCTACCTGCCCGGCGGCCCTGGGGACGTCCGTTGGCGGCTCTGGGCCCAGGTCATCGCCCGTCCTCCGCAGGATGAGGAGACGCTGGCCAGGATCGCCGGGTTCACCGAGGCATGGGCACGCGAGCTTGCTGCGATCGTGGTCCGCGGGATGGGCGAGGGAGTGTTCCGCCCGGTCGACGACCCCGCCGGCCTCGCGATCCGGATGTGCCGGATCATGGACAGCCTCGCGGGGGACGTCCTGCTCGGATTGCCCGGCCGGGGCCCGGAATGGGCTCGTGACCAGGCCATGCGGGCCGTCCACCGCGAGTTGCTGCCCTGA
- a CDS encoding efflux RND transporter permease subunit: MNALTRISLANRALVALLSLAVLIFGAIATMSLKQELLPSFSVPTVGVTAVYPGAAPQIVERAVTEKIEEAVKGGAGQQKVTSFSSGGLSSVLIEYEHGTDVDEAIQDLQQRVGRIQSQLPDRVTPQVAPGTSTEFPVMSLAVSGDDERRLARRLKDLAPGELGSIDGVSRVLVGGGQPETVEVLLDQRELNKRGLTADAVAVALGSGGTVVPAGTLTTDTESLALQIGENFDSLADVRGLYLAPRVKLDDVADVRVVEERAESLTRTDGRPSLSLAIMAKPDGNTVAIAEEVKKRLPGLTRALGAGSTLTVAFDQSEFIQQSIGDLTTEGLLGLGFAALVILVFLFSFRSTVVTVISIPLSLVVALIGLWANGFTLNMLTLGALTIAIGRVVDDSIVVIENIKRHLDYGEDKLRAVTTGTREVAGAVTASTLTTVAVFLPIAFTGGITGTLFSAFALTVSIALMASLLVSLTVIPVLAYWFLKAPKNAVTREAAEAKERNGLLQRLYVPVIRFAVRRRWVTLLAAIAIFALTGGLVGQLKTDFIGDSGQNTFQVRQELASGVSLEGADQAARAVEKVLEDTPGLESYQVTVGPDNTDTGGARQVATFSLTAKDDTDVKRLRETVRVRVTELTTSDPELGRVSVQGDQGGLGDDLAVTVSAPDDTTLARAAELVADAMRQVPGTSEVKSGVTGTSRQISVRIDSKAAVAHGLNERQIIQAVARVTQGERVADITLDSEEREMSLRVDAPADDLAALRDLRIPTPMGRTVTLDDVATVKTVTAPTRLSRIDGERATTVSAKFTGEDLGTASGALEKRLGTLALPAGAAAEIGGVSQQQASSFNSLFVALGAAILIVYLIMVATFRSLAHPLMLLVSVPFAATGALGLLVATGTPLGLSGLIGMLMLVGIVVTNAIVLLDLVRQYREQGMSAREAVVEGGRHRVRPVIMTALATILALTPMATGLTGEGGFLSKPLAVVVIGGLTSSTLLTLILLPTLYTIVEGVKDRFRRVPPASVAPIAEREPAHAH; this comes from the coding sequence TTGAACGCTCTCACCCGGATAAGTCTCGCCAACAGGGCACTGGTCGCCCTGCTGTCGCTTGCGGTGCTGATATTCGGCGCGATCGCCACGATGTCGTTGAAGCAGGAGTTGCTTCCCTCATTCAGCGTGCCCACGGTGGGCGTGACCGCGGTCTATCCCGGCGCCGCCCCACAGATCGTCGAACGCGCCGTCACCGAGAAGATCGAGGAGGCCGTCAAGGGCGGCGCCGGTCAACAGAAGGTCACCTCCTTCTCCAGCGGCGGCCTGTCGAGCGTCCTGATCGAGTACGAACACGGCACCGACGTCGACGAGGCCATCCAGGACCTCCAGCAGCGCGTCGGCCGGATCCAGTCGCAGCTCCCCGACCGCGTCACCCCGCAGGTCGCCCCGGGCACCTCGACGGAGTTCCCGGTCATGAGCCTGGCGGTCTCCGGTGACGACGAGCGCCGGCTGGCACGGCGGCTGAAGGATCTCGCGCCCGGCGAGCTGGGTTCGATCGACGGCGTGAGCCGGGTGCTGGTCGGCGGCGGGCAGCCGGAGACCGTGGAGGTCCTTCTCGACCAGCGCGAGCTCAACAAGCGCGGCCTCACCGCCGACGCGGTCGCCGTCGCGCTCGGTTCCGGCGGCACCGTCGTGCCCGCCGGCACCCTGACCACCGACACCGAGTCGCTCGCCCTCCAGATAGGTGAGAACTTCGACTCGCTCGCCGACGTACGCGGCCTCTACCTGGCACCGAGGGTGAAGCTGGACGATGTCGCCGACGTCCGCGTGGTCGAGGAGCGCGCGGAGTCGCTGACCCGCACCGACGGCAGGCCCAGCCTCAGTCTGGCGATCATGGCCAAACCCGACGGCAACACCGTGGCCATCGCCGAGGAGGTCAAGAAGCGGCTGCCCGGCCTCACCCGGGCCCTGGGTGCCGGCTCCACACTGACCGTCGCGTTCGACCAGTCCGAGTTCATCCAGCAGTCCATCGGCGACCTGACCACTGAGGGCCTGCTCGGGCTGGGCTTCGCCGCCCTGGTGATCCTGGTCTTCCTGTTCTCCTTCCGTTCCACCGTCGTGACGGTCATCTCGATCCCGCTGTCGCTGGTGGTCGCGCTCATCGGCCTGTGGGCCAACGGCTTCACGCTCAACATGCTGACCCTCGGTGCGCTGACCATCGCCATCGGGCGGGTCGTCGACGACTCGATCGTGGTCATCGAGAACATCAAGCGTCACCTCGACTACGGGGAGGACAAGCTCCGCGCGGTCACCACGGGCACCCGTGAAGTGGCGGGGGCGGTCACCGCCTCCACACTGACGACGGTGGCCGTCTTCCTGCCCATCGCGTTCACCGGCGGTATCACCGGAACCCTGTTCTCGGCGTTCGCGCTGACCGTCAGCATCGCGCTGATGGCCTCGCTGCTCGTCTCGCTGACCGTGATCCCCGTCCTCGCCTACTGGTTCCTCAAGGCGCCCAAGAACGCGGTGACCCGCGAGGCAGCCGAGGCCAAGGAGCGCAACGGACTGCTCCAGCGCCTGTACGTCCCGGTCATCCGGTTCGCCGTACGGCGACGCTGGGTCACCCTGCTGGCCGCCATCGCGATCTTCGCGCTCACCGGAGGCCTGGTCGGCCAGCTGAAGACCGACTTCATCGGCGACTCCGGGCAGAACACCTTCCAGGTGCGCCAGGAGCTGGCCTCTGGCGTCAGCCTGGAGGGAGCCGACCAGGCGGCCCGGGCAGTGGAGAAGGTTCTGGAAGACACCCCCGGCCTGGAGTCGTACCAGGTCACCGTCGGTCCCGACAACACCGACACGGGCGGGGCACGGCAGGTGGCGACGTTCTCGCTCACCGCGAAGGACGACACCGACGTCAAGAGGCTGCGCGAGACCGTCCGTGTCCGCGTCACCGAGCTGACCACGTCCGATCCGGAGCTCGGCAGGGTGAGCGTCCAGGGTGACCAGGGCGGCCTGGGCGACGACCTGGCGGTCACCGTCTCCGCGCCGGACGACACCACGCTGGCGCGCGCGGCGGAGCTGGTCGCCGACGCCATGCGGCAGGTTCCGGGCACCTCGGAGGTGAAGTCCGGTGTCACGGGCACGTCACGGCAGATCTCCGTGCGGATCGACAGCAAGGCCGCCGTCGCACATGGGCTCAACGAGCGACAGATCATCCAGGCGGTGGCCCGGGTGACGCAGGGCGAGCGGGTCGCCGACATCACCCTCGACAGCGAGGAGCGGGAGATGTCCCTGCGGGTCGACGCCCCGGCGGACGACCTGGCAGCGCTACGAGACCTGCGGATCCCCACCCCCATGGGCCGGACCGTCACGCTGGACGACGTGGCGACGGTCAAGACCGTGACGGCCCCCACCAGGTTGAGCCGGATCGACGGGGAACGCGCCACCACGGTGAGCGCCAAGTTCACCGGCGAGGACCTGGGCACGGCGAGCGGCGCGCTCGAGAAGCGCCTCGGCACACTGGCGCTGCCCGCCGGTGCCGCCGCCGAGATCGGCGGGGTCAGCCAGCAGCAGGCCAGCTCGTTCAACAGCCTGTTCGTGGCCCTGGGAGCGGCGATCCTGATCGTCTATTTGATCATGGTGGCGACGTTCCGGAGCCTGGCACACCCGCTCATGCTGCTGGTGTCCGTCCCGTTCGCGGCGACCGGTGCCCTTGGCCTGCTGGTCGCCACCGGAACCCCGCTGGGCCTGTCCGGCCTGATCGGCATGCTGATGCTGGTGGGCATCGTGGTCACCAACGCGATCGTGCTGCTCGATCTCGTCCGCCAGTACCGTGAGCAGGGCATGAGCGCCCGCGAGGCGGTCGTCGAGGGCGGTCGGCACCGGGTCCGCCCGGTCATCATGACCGCACTCGCGACCATCCTCGCGTTGACGCCGATGGCCACCGGCCTGACCGGGGAGGGCGGTTTCCTGTCCAAGCCCCTGGCCGTGGTCGTCATCGGTGGTCTGACCAGCTCCACGCTGCTGACGCTGATCCTGCTCCCCACCCTCTACACGATCGTCGAGGGCGTCAAAGACCGCTTCCGGAGGGTGCCCCCGGCATCCGTGGCCCCCATCGCCGAGCGGGAACCGGCTCACGCGCACTGA
- a CDS encoding sensor histidine kinase, whose translation MKWKPNRAVVGDVVLALVVGCVGAWSGLVEPGGHEPPLSPAAWANGAAQLVAGLALVARRRAPAAVVTLCVVLCAFAATLAGPFAAYAVGRHGRGRARDWNPVIVLALLFARPWTLRLPPVEIVFNTLTTSLLVLAPALLGMWLAYRRRLIQALADRAERAERERELMAEQARSEERARLAGEMHDVITHRVSLMVLRAGALRTIAHDEVVREAAEELRQVGCQALEELRDLVGVLRSEETFGSARTAEPVVLDLSALVEESRAAGIEIDLTVVGVPHPAPPVVARTAYRVVQEALTNVHKHAPGAAVTVRVGHTGDLIRLAVRNGPAGGPAGITLGEGGTGLSGLRQRVELVHGSLHAGPADDGGFEVEASLPIPPAVSTTRAVSTTRAVPTTRAVPTASAAPGSADAPVTHGVPIPPVVSAACDVLGAPVGPAGEAVPQGRRGPR comes from the coding sequence GTGAAGTGGAAGCCGAACCGGGCGGTCGTGGGTGATGTGGTGCTGGCGCTCGTCGTCGGCTGCGTGGGCGCGTGGTCCGGGCTGGTCGAGCCCGGCGGGCACGAGCCGCCGCTGTCACCGGCTGCCTGGGCGAACGGCGCCGCGCAGCTCGTCGCGGGCCTGGCCCTGGTCGCCCGGCGGCGCGCGCCGGCCGCGGTGGTGACATTGTGCGTCGTGCTGTGCGCGTTCGCGGCCACGCTCGCGGGCCCCTTCGCCGCCTACGCGGTGGGCCGCCACGGCCGGGGGCGTGCCCGCGACTGGAACCCGGTCATCGTCCTGGCGCTGCTCTTCGCCCGTCCGTGGACCCTGCGGCTTCCGCCGGTCGAGATCGTGTTCAACACGCTGACCACGTCGCTGCTGGTGCTCGCCCCGGCGCTGCTCGGCATGTGGCTGGCCTACCGGCGGCGGCTGATCCAGGCCCTGGCCGACCGGGCGGAGCGCGCCGAACGAGAACGGGAACTCATGGCGGAGCAGGCCAGGTCCGAAGAGCGGGCCCGGCTCGCCGGGGAGATGCACGACGTCATCACCCACCGGGTCAGCCTCATGGTGCTGCGGGCCGGCGCGCTGCGGACGATCGCCCACGACGAGGTGGTCCGCGAGGCGGCGGAGGAACTGCGCCAGGTCGGATGCCAGGCGCTGGAGGAGCTGCGTGACCTGGTCGGCGTGCTGCGCTCCGAGGAGACGTTCGGCTCGGCCCGCACCGCCGAACCTGTCGTGCTCGACCTGTCCGCCCTGGTCGAGGAGTCCAGGGCCGCCGGCATCGAGATCGACCTCACCGTGGTCGGTGTGCCCCATCCGGCGCCGCCCGTCGTGGCGCGGACGGCCTACCGGGTCGTGCAGGAGGCGCTGACCAACGTCCACAAGCACGCGCCGGGGGCCGCGGTCACCGTCCGGGTCGGCCACACCGGAGACCTGATCCGTCTCGCCGTGCGCAACGGCCCGGCCGGTGGTCCGGCGGGGATCACCCTGGGTGAGGGCGGCACCGGTCTCAGTGGGTTGCGCCAGCGCGTGGAGCTGGTCCACGGCTCTCTGCACGCGGGCCCCGCGGACGACGGAGGCTTCGAGGTCGAGGCGTCGTTGCCGATTCCCCCGGCCGTCTCCACGACGCGGGCGGTCTCCACGACGCGGGCGGTTCCCACGACGCGGGCGGTTCCCACGGCGTCCGCGGCTCCTGGCTCGGCGGACGCTCCCGTGACCCATGGTGTTCCGATCCCACCGGTCGTCTCCGCCGCCTGTGATGTCCTCGGCGCACCGGTCGGCCCCGCCGGAGAGGCGGTCCCGCAAGGAAGGCGGGGGCCGCGATGA
- a CDS encoding response regulator, with protein MIRVLIVDDERMVCTQLRTILSAADDLMIVGEAYDGAEAVECVIRHRPHVVLMDLHMPGVDGLAAIEHIARFPAPPKVVVLTTFDRDGYVLRAMTLGAAGFLLKDTPPEDLIGLVRVAADGHTVLSPAATRRLLSASAGRDAAREEALARIGELTDREMEVLACLGKGLSNAQIARRLFLSEATVKSYVSRMLVKLGLSNRTQAGLLASDAGITATAEAN; from the coding sequence ATGATCCGGGTGCTGATCGTCGACGACGAGCGGATGGTCTGTACCCAGCTGCGGACGATCCTGTCGGCGGCCGACGACCTCATGATCGTCGGTGAGGCCTACGACGGTGCCGAGGCGGTCGAATGCGTGATCCGCCACCGCCCGCACGTGGTGCTGATGGACCTGCACATGCCCGGCGTCGACGGGCTGGCCGCGATCGAGCACATCGCCCGTTTCCCCGCGCCGCCGAAGGTGGTGGTGCTCACCACCTTCGACCGCGACGGTTACGTGCTGCGGGCCATGACCCTGGGGGCCGCGGGGTTCCTGCTCAAGGACACCCCGCCGGAGGATCTGATCGGGCTGGTGCGCGTGGCGGCGGACGGCCACACCGTGCTCTCCCCGGCGGCCACCCGGAGGCTGCTGTCGGCCTCCGCCGGCCGCGACGCCGCCAGGGAGGAGGCGCTGGCCCGGATCGGCGAGCTCACCGACCGCGAGATGGAGGTGCTCGCCTGCCTCGGAAAAGGACTCTCCAACGCCCAGATCGCCCGCAGGCTCTTCCTCTCGGAGGCCACCGTCAAGAGTTACGTCTCCCGCATGCTGGTCAAGCTCGGCCTGTCCAACCGTACCCAGGCGGGTCTGCTCGCCTCGGATGCCGGAATCACCGCGACGGCCGAGGCGAACTGA
- a CDS encoding NADP-dependent oxidoreductase yields the protein MRAISQDTFGGPEVLRPVQVERPEPLPTEVLVRVVSAGVNPVDVKTRTGAGMAGVLGEPPFVLGWDVSGVVEEVGFGVHTLHVGDEVYGMPWFPRQAGAYAEYVTAPSRQFARKPRSLGHDQAAAVPLAALTAWQSLVDAAEVRAGQRVLVHAAAGGVGHLAVQMAKHLGAYVIGTARAGKHDWLRGLGADELVDYTATRFEDAVRDVDVVIDLVGDEHDTTSTRSLGTLRPGGLLVAVPSGVSPELTREAENRGLRARPFLVEPDGAALTRIAELIDAGKVSIEVEEVFPLERAADAHERIATGRTQGKLVLRVAP from the coding sequence ATGCGTGCGATCAGCCAGGACACCTTCGGCGGGCCCGAGGTGCTGCGTCCCGTGCAGGTGGAACGACCGGAACCGCTGCCCACCGAGGTGCTGGTCCGCGTTGTCTCCGCCGGAGTGAATCCGGTCGACGTCAAGACCAGGACGGGGGCGGGCATGGCCGGAGTCCTGGGCGAACCGCCCTTCGTCCTCGGCTGGGACGTCTCGGGCGTCGTCGAGGAGGTCGGCTTCGGAGTGCATACCCTGCACGTGGGGGACGAGGTGTACGGCATGCCGTGGTTCCCCCGCCAGGCCGGCGCCTACGCCGAGTACGTCACCGCACCCTCACGGCAGTTCGCGCGCAAGCCGCGTTCCCTCGGCCACGACCAGGCCGCCGCCGTGCCGCTGGCCGCGCTCACCGCCTGGCAGAGCCTGGTGGACGCCGCCGAGGTGCGGGCCGGGCAGCGTGTGCTCGTCCACGCCGCCGCGGGCGGCGTCGGGCACCTGGCCGTGCAGATGGCCAAGCACCTGGGTGCGTACGTGATCGGCACCGCCCGGGCCGGCAAACACGACTGGCTGCGCGGCCTGGGCGCCGACGAACTGGTCGACTACACGGCCACCCGCTTCGAGGACGCGGTGCGCGACGTGGACGTGGTCATCGACCTGGTCGGCGACGAGCACGACACGACCAGCACCCGGTCGCTCGGCACACTCCGCCCCGGCGGTCTGCTCGTCGCGGTGCCCTCCGGTGTCTCCCCTGAGCTGACCCGCGAGGCCGAGAACAGGGGCTTGCGTGCCCGTCCGTTCCTGGTGGAGCCGGACGGCGCCGCGCTGACCCGGATCGCCGAGCTGATCGACGCGGGGAAGGTCTCGATCGAGGTGGAGGAGGTGTTCCCCTTGGAGCGGGCAGCGGACGCGCACGAGCGGATCGCCACAGGACGCACCCAGGGCAAGCTGGTCCTGCGGGTCGCCCCCTGA